The Impatiens glandulifera chromosome 8, dImpGla2.1, whole genome shotgun sequence genome includes a window with the following:
- the LOC124911531 gene encoding pentatricopeptide repeat-containing protein At2g33680 isoform X2 translates to MELFCWMRAENVFPNGHTFAGVFTAASGLGYPLVGQQAHTVALKIGYCSDVFVGSSMLNMYCKMGLLYDGRKVFDEMPERNSVSWAAMISGYSAQRLARETLELFNLMMMKEEQGVNEFVLTSVLSAFTLPDFVVNGKQIHCLAIKNGLISIISVGNSIVTMYAKCGSLDDSLQTFQLLNVKNSITWSAMITGYAQSGNFEKALELFAKMHQFGNTPSEFTLVGVLNACSDKGSSKEGKQMHSYAMKLGFESQIYIMTALVDMYAKCSCLDDARKGFDYLHERDIVLWTSMIGGYVQNGENEEGLTLYCRMQTEGIIPNELTMTSVLKACSSLAALEQGKQVHGRIIKYGFDLRVPMGSALSTMYAKCGNLEDGNLVFTRMPSRDVVSWNAMISGLSQNGFGKDALKMFDEMRLDKNGVKPDHVTFVNVLSACSHMGLVETGLDYFHMMFDEFGIEPEIEHYACMVDILSRAGRLEEAKEFIETGGSRIENGMCLWRILLSACRNYRNYEMGTYAGEKLMEMGSRESSAYVLLSSVYSELGKKEEVERVRRMMNVRMVSKEPGCSWIELKGRVHVFVVGDLMHPEIDETRLVLINVSQMMMKKEDQDDQCMIFAC, encoded by the coding sequence ATGGAACTTTTCTGTTGGATGAGGGCGGAAAACGTCTTCCCAAATGGTCATACTTTTGCTGGCGTTTTCACTGCTGCTTCCGGTTTGGGGTACCCTTTAGTTGGACAGCAAGCTCATACTGTTGCTTTGAAAATTGGGTATTGCTCTGATGTGTTTGTTGGAAGTTCTATGTTAAACATGTACTGTAAAATGGGTCTTTTATATGATGGACGTAAGGTGTTTGATGAAATGCCTGAGAGAAATTCTGTATCTTGGGCTGCTATGATTTCTGGATATTCTGCTCAACGTCTTGCTAGAGAAACATTAGAgctttttaatttaatgatgatgaaggaagAACAGGGTGTTAATGAATTTGTTCTTACTAGTGTTCTTAGTGCTTTTACTCTCCCTGATTTCGTCGTAAATGGTAAGCAAATTCATTGCCTTGCTATCAAGAATGGTTTGATCTCTATAATATCGGTTGGAAACTCGATAGTTACAATGTATGCGAAATGCGGTAGCTTAGATGATTCCTTACAAACATTTCAGCTTCTGAATGTTAAGAATTCTATTACCTGGTCTGCTATGATAACAGGCTATGCACAATCTGGAAATTTCGAGAAAGCTCTCGAACTTTTCGCGAAAATGCATCAATTTGGGAACACTCCGAGCGAGTTCACGCTCGTCGGAGTTCTTAACGCTTGTAGCGATAAGGGTTCATCCAAAGAAGGAAAGCAAATGCATTCTTACGCGATGAAATTGGGATTTGAGTCTCAGATATACATCATGACCGCTTTAGTGGACATGTACGCTAAATGTTCTTGCCTAGACGACGCTCGAAAAGGCTTTGATTACTTACACGAACGCGACATTGTTTTATGGACGTCCATGATTGGCGGTTACGTTCAAAACGGAGAGAACGAAGAGGGTTTGACTTTATATTGTCGGATGCAAACCGAAGGTATAATACCGAACGAACTAACAATGACTAGCGTCTTGAAAGCTTGCTCGAGCTTAGCCGCGCTCGAGCAAGGAAAGCAAGTTCACGGGCGTATTATAAAATACGGTTTCGACCTTCGTGTTCCGATGGGGAGTGCTCTTTCGACAATGTACGCTAAATGCGGGAATCTCGAAGATGGGAATCTCGTGTTCACGAGAATGCCCTCTCGGGACGTGGTGTCGTGGAATGCGATGATTTCCGGGTTATCTCAAAACGGGTTTGGTAAAGATGCATTGAAAATGTTTGATGAAATGCGTTTAGACAAGAATGGAGTGAAACCGGATCATGTTACATTTGTGAATGTTCTTTCGGCTTGTAGTCATATGGGTCTGGTGGAGACGGGTTTGGATTATTTCCATATGATGTTTGATGAGTTTGGAATAGAACCGGAGATTGAACATTATGCTTGTATGGTGGATATATTGAGTCGGGCGGGTCGACTTGAGGAAGCTAAGGAGTTTATTGAAACGGGCGGGTCGAGGATTGAGAATGGGATGTGTTTGTGGCGGATATTGTTGAGTGCTTGTAGGAATTATCGGAATTATGAAATGGGCACTTATGCGGGTGAGAAATTGATGGAGATGGGGTCGAGGGAATCGTCGGCATATGTTTTGTTGTCGAGCGTTTATTCGGAGTTGGGGAAAAAAGAAGAGGTTGAACGGGTTAGAAGGATGATGAATGTTCGAATGGTTAGTAAGGAACCGGGTTGTAGTTGGATTGAGCTTAAGGGTCGTGTTCATGTGTTTGTTGTTGGCGATTTGATGCATCCCGAGATTGATGAAACGCGGTTAGTGTTGATTAATGTATCGCAAATGATGATGAAAAAGGAAGATCAAGATGACCAATGTATGATTTTTGCATGCTAG
- the LOC124911531 gene encoding pentatricopeptide repeat-containing protein At2g33680 isoform X1, whose amino-acid sequence MTLPLKFRPLFNALLHYTEHKNLRKGRALHARIIEYGSSSCIYISNSLVSFYAKCGQLADALLVFQRIQGKDVVSWNCIINGFSQQGGSRASSSVMELFCWMRAENVFPNGHTFAGVFTAASGLGYPLVGQQAHTVALKIGYCSDVFVGSSMLNMYCKMGLLYDGRKVFDEMPERNSVSWAAMISGYSAQRLARETLELFNLMMMKEEQGVNEFVLTSVLSAFTLPDFVVNGKQIHCLAIKNGLISIISVGNSIVTMYAKCGSLDDSLQTFQLLNVKNSITWSAMITGYAQSGNFEKALELFAKMHQFGNTPSEFTLVGVLNACSDKGSSKEGKQMHSYAMKLGFESQIYIMTALVDMYAKCSCLDDARKGFDYLHERDIVLWTSMIGGYVQNGENEEGLTLYCRMQTEGIIPNELTMTSVLKACSSLAALEQGKQVHGRIIKYGFDLRVPMGSALSTMYAKCGNLEDGNLVFTRMPSRDVVSWNAMISGLSQNGFGKDALKMFDEMRLDKNGVKPDHVTFVNVLSACSHMGLVETGLDYFHMMFDEFGIEPEIEHYACMVDILSRAGRLEEAKEFIETGGSRIENGMCLWRILLSACRNYRNYEMGTYAGEKLMEMGSRESSAYVLLSSVYSELGKKEEVERVRRMMNVRMVSKEPGCSWIELKGRVHVFVVGDLMHPEIDETRLVLINVSQMMMKKEDQDDQCMIFAC is encoded by the coding sequence ATGACACTTCCATTAAAGTTCCGTCCTCTCTTTAACGCACTTCTCCATTACACAGAGCATAAAAACCTAAGAAAGGGACGAGCTTTACACGCTCGAATAATAGAATACGGTTCATCTTCCTGCATTTACATATCCAACAGCCTCGTTAGTTTCTATGCAAAATGTGGACAATTGGCTGATGCCCTTCTTGTCTTCCAAAGAATACAAGGAAAAGACGTAGTTTCATGGAACTGTATTATCAATGGATTCTCACAACAGGGTGGATCTCGAGCTTCTTCTTCAGTCATGGAACTTTTCTGTTGGATGAGGGCGGAAAACGTCTTCCCAAATGGTCATACTTTTGCTGGCGTTTTCACTGCTGCTTCCGGTTTGGGGTACCCTTTAGTTGGACAGCAAGCTCATACTGTTGCTTTGAAAATTGGGTATTGCTCTGATGTGTTTGTTGGAAGTTCTATGTTAAACATGTACTGTAAAATGGGTCTTTTATATGATGGACGTAAGGTGTTTGATGAAATGCCTGAGAGAAATTCTGTATCTTGGGCTGCTATGATTTCTGGATATTCTGCTCAACGTCTTGCTAGAGAAACATTAGAgctttttaatttaatgatgatgaaggaagAACAGGGTGTTAATGAATTTGTTCTTACTAGTGTTCTTAGTGCTTTTACTCTCCCTGATTTCGTCGTAAATGGTAAGCAAATTCATTGCCTTGCTATCAAGAATGGTTTGATCTCTATAATATCGGTTGGAAACTCGATAGTTACAATGTATGCGAAATGCGGTAGCTTAGATGATTCCTTACAAACATTTCAGCTTCTGAATGTTAAGAATTCTATTACCTGGTCTGCTATGATAACAGGCTATGCACAATCTGGAAATTTCGAGAAAGCTCTCGAACTTTTCGCGAAAATGCATCAATTTGGGAACACTCCGAGCGAGTTCACGCTCGTCGGAGTTCTTAACGCTTGTAGCGATAAGGGTTCATCCAAAGAAGGAAAGCAAATGCATTCTTACGCGATGAAATTGGGATTTGAGTCTCAGATATACATCATGACCGCTTTAGTGGACATGTACGCTAAATGTTCTTGCCTAGACGACGCTCGAAAAGGCTTTGATTACTTACACGAACGCGACATTGTTTTATGGACGTCCATGATTGGCGGTTACGTTCAAAACGGAGAGAACGAAGAGGGTTTGACTTTATATTGTCGGATGCAAACCGAAGGTATAATACCGAACGAACTAACAATGACTAGCGTCTTGAAAGCTTGCTCGAGCTTAGCCGCGCTCGAGCAAGGAAAGCAAGTTCACGGGCGTATTATAAAATACGGTTTCGACCTTCGTGTTCCGATGGGGAGTGCTCTTTCGACAATGTACGCTAAATGCGGGAATCTCGAAGATGGGAATCTCGTGTTCACGAGAATGCCCTCTCGGGACGTGGTGTCGTGGAATGCGATGATTTCCGGGTTATCTCAAAACGGGTTTGGTAAAGATGCATTGAAAATGTTTGATGAAATGCGTTTAGACAAGAATGGAGTGAAACCGGATCATGTTACATTTGTGAATGTTCTTTCGGCTTGTAGTCATATGGGTCTGGTGGAGACGGGTTTGGATTATTTCCATATGATGTTTGATGAGTTTGGAATAGAACCGGAGATTGAACATTATGCTTGTATGGTGGATATATTGAGTCGGGCGGGTCGACTTGAGGAAGCTAAGGAGTTTATTGAAACGGGCGGGTCGAGGATTGAGAATGGGATGTGTTTGTGGCGGATATTGTTGAGTGCTTGTAGGAATTATCGGAATTATGAAATGGGCACTTATGCGGGTGAGAAATTGATGGAGATGGGGTCGAGGGAATCGTCGGCATATGTTTTGTTGTCGAGCGTTTATTCGGAGTTGGGGAAAAAAGAAGAGGTTGAACGGGTTAGAAGGATGATGAATGTTCGAATGGTTAGTAAGGAACCGGGTTGTAGTTGGATTGAGCTTAAGGGTCGTGTTCATGTGTTTGTTGTTGGCGATTTGATGCATCCCGAGATTGATGAAACGCGGTTAGTGTTGATTAATGTATCGCAAATGATGATGAAAAAGGAAGATCAAGATGACCAATGTATGATTTTTGCATGCTAG
- the LOC124911423 gene encoding heat stress transcription factor A-5 encodes MDGGGGGASASGGGGGGPAPFLQKTYEMVDDSSTDQIVSWSSTKNSFVVWNPPEFARLLLPMYFKHNNFSSFIRQLNTYGFRKIDPEKWEFANEEFMKDQKHLLKNIHRRKPIHSHSNPQGNSPDQERAAYEGEISKLLQEKLEIQAKVLKYKDEQSTAKIQLDDLSQRVDHIKQRQDRLLEFIDKASQNPDLVAILARKLQSVDFSAYNKKRRVPRVISSEQDPESSSVGTHSSSRPEFGAISNVVSDVNLVSNSMQCSNEEDDNQARSNGGVLFFPETLDLSDTGTSLNFQRQQLGQEEADNSVSCHLNLSLAYPKPSFVQNQDSLDDDGLSKNRIQANGDGTKVRVNDVFWEQFLTEKPGSSETEEGSSNNNGHGSGKATGLGNFMTL; translated from the exons ATGgacggaggaggaggaggagctTCTGCTTCtggaggcggcggcggcggaccGGCGCCTTTCCTCCAGAAAACGTACGAAATGGTGGATGATTCATCAACCGATCAAATTGTCTCCTGGAGTTCTACCAAGAACAGCTTTGTCGTCTGGAACCCTCCTGAATTCGCTCGCCTTCTTCTTCCTATGTATTTTAAGCACAACAATTTCTCAAGCTTCATCAGACAGCTAAACACATAT GGCTTTAGAAAGATCGATCCAGAAAAATGGGAATTTGCAAATGAAGAATTCATGAAAGATCAAAAGCATTTGTTAAAGAATATCCATCGCAGGAAACCCATTCATAGCCACAGCAATCCACAAGGGAATTCACCTGATCAAGAACGAGCTGCATACGAGGGTGAAATAAGCAAGCTCTTACAAGAGAAGTTGGAAATTCAAGCTAAGGTTCTCAAATACAAAGATGAACAATCTACAGCCAAGATTCAGCTGGATGATCTAAGTCAAAGAGTTGATCATATAAAGCAGAGACAGGATCGTTTGCTAGAGTTCATAGATAAGGCATCACAGAATCCTGATTTGGTTGCAATTCTTGCTCGAAAACTCCAATCTGTTGATTTTTCTGCTTACAATAAGAAAAGACGAGTTCCTCGAGTTATATCTTCTGAGCAAGATCCTGAAAGTAGCTCTGTTGGAACTCACAGCAGCTCGAGGCCTGAATTTGGTGCTATATCTAATGTTGTTTCGGATGTTAATTTGGTTTCAAACAGCATGCAGTGTTCAAATGAGGAAGATGATAACCAGGCTAGAAGCAATGGTGGGGTTTTATTCTTTCCTGAAACTTTGGATCTTTCGGATACAGGAACATCTCTTAATTTTCAACGACAACAGTTGGGACAAGAAGAAGCTGACAACAGTGTTTCGTGTCATTTGAATCTTTCTTTGGCATACCCGAAACCAAGTTTTGTTCAGAATCAAGATTCATTGGATGATGATGGTTTGAGTAAGAATCGAATTCAGGCAAATGGTGATGGTACTAAAGTGAGAGTGAATGATGTGTTTTGGGAACAATTTCTTACCGAAAAACCTGGTTCGTCGGAAACAGAGGAGGGGAGCTCTAATAATAATGGACATGGAAGTGGAAAGGCGACTGGATTGGGTAATTTCATGACTCTTTAA